A single region of the Ancylobacter novellus DSM 506 genome encodes:
- a CDS encoding AraC family transcriptional regulator: MRAGYSTNQVAPALRRQLWQDAVSKTYFPLDLRFGSGSEFSGSLGAWSLGPVAVSRNVSDGLVYRRHERHLVTEREESYLITVPELAEVRFEQDGREVCCRPGAFLIERSHLPYEFSHRDPAALWVLKVPAAVLRTRIVRPERLATLQFDASRSVGAIFVDMLRLTGARIDEMDEPARALMGKQLVDLLAMAIEADERVLAGHSSSVRNAHLHRCEHFIRSRLGDVRLSPQMVAEGCGISVRYLHQIFEGENITVGAYIRNQRLLACEAMLRDPNCRKSISEIAYEWGFGDQAQFSRNYRTRFGCTPSETRADSRSPAS; this comes from the coding sequence ATGCGTGCCGGATATTCGACCAATCAGGTGGCGCCGGCGCTGCGGCGCCAGCTCTGGCAGGACGCCGTCTCGAAGACCTACTTTCCGCTCGACCTGCGCTTCGGCTCGGGCAGCGAGTTCTCCGGCAGCCTCGGCGCCTGGTCGCTCGGCCCGGTCGCGGTGTCGCGCAACGTATCGGACGGCCTCGTCTATCGCCGCCACGAGCGCCACCTCGTCACGGAGCGCGAGGAGAGCTACCTCATCACCGTGCCCGAGCTCGCCGAGGTCCGCTTCGAGCAGGACGGGCGCGAGGTGTGCTGCCGACCCGGCGCCTTCCTCATCGAGCGCAGCCACCTGCCCTACGAGTTCAGCCATCGCGACCCGGCCGCGCTCTGGGTGCTGAAGGTTCCGGCGGCGGTGCTGCGCACCCGCATCGTCCGGCCGGAGCGCCTCGCCACGCTGCAATTCGACGCCAGCCGCTCGGTCGGCGCCATCTTCGTCGACATGCTGCGGCTCACCGGCGCGCGCATCGACGAGATGGACGAGCCGGCCCGCGCGCTGATGGGCAAGCAGCTTGTCGACCTGCTCGCCATGGCGATCGAGGCGGACGAGCGCGTGCTGGCCGGCCATTCCTCCAGCGTGCGCAACGCCCATCTGCACCGCTGCGAGCACTTCATCCGCTCGCGGCTCGGCGACGTCCGGCTCTCGCCGCAGATGGTGGCGGAGGGCTGCGGCATTTCGGTGCGCTACCTGCACCAGATCTTCGAGGGCGAGAACATCACGGTGGGCGCGTATATACGCAATCAGAGGCTTCTCGCGTGCGAAGCGATGCTGCGCGATCCGAATTGCCGCAAATCGATCTCCGAAATCGCTTATGAATGGGGCTTCGGCGACCAGGCGCAGTTCAGCCGCAACTACCGTACGCGTTTCGGCTGCACGCCGAGCGAGACGCGCGCCGATTCCCGCTCTCCCGCGAGCTGA
- a CDS encoding LamB/YcsF family protein, producing the protein MGVVINCDMGEGYGLYSCGDDAGIMPHIQIGNVACGFHAADPVVMSKTVRLAAEHGVAVGAHPSFPDLQGFGRRDMAMGREELSACVLYQIGALKGFLDAAGMKLNHVKPHGALYGAAMRREEVAHAVADAAQVYGVPVVGMAGTLHEKVYRARGLTFISEYYVDLDYDASGALIITREHEARDPAEAARRAVRMLTEGKAVTIDGRDFDMKAETICIHSDTPNAAELARVLKEAVRPWLA; encoded by the coding sequence ATGGGCGTCGTCATCAATTGCGACATGGGCGAGGGATACGGCCTCTATAGCTGCGGCGACGATGCCGGCATCATGCCGCATATCCAGATCGGCAATGTCGCCTGCGGCTTCCATGCCGCCGACCCGGTGGTGATGAGCAAGACCGTGCGGCTTGCGGCCGAGCATGGGGTGGCGGTCGGCGCCCACCCTTCCTTCCCGGACCTGCAGGGCTTCGGCCGGCGCGACATGGCGATGGGACGCGAGGAGCTCTCGGCCTGCGTGCTATACCAGATCGGGGCCCTCAAGGGCTTCCTCGACGCCGCCGGCATGAAGCTCAACCATGTGAAGCCGCACGGCGCCCTCTACGGCGCTGCGATGCGGCGCGAGGAGGTGGCGCACGCCGTCGCCGACGCCGCGCAGGTATATGGCGTGCCGGTGGTCGGCATGGCCGGCACCCTGCATGAGAAGGTCTACCGTGCCCGCGGCCTCACCTTCATCTCGGAATACTATGTCGATCTCGATTACGACGCCTCGGGCGCGCTGATCATCACCCGCGAGCACGAGGCGCGCGATCCCGCCGAGGCGGCGCGCCGCGCCGTGCGCATGCTCACCGAAGGCAAGGCCGTCACCATCGACGGCCGCGACTTCGACATGAAGGCCGAGACGATCTGCATCCATTCCGACACGCCGAATGCGGCGGAGTTGGCTCGTGTCCTGAAGGAAGCGGTGCGCCCCTGGCTCGCCTGA
- a CDS encoding LysR family transcriptional regulator, translating to MSVSLKQIRYFVAAAETGRISQAAVELNVSQSAVTAAIQQLEALVGSRLLDRTPTGVAVTLEGSRFLSQGRQILAAVAEAVRDAHHSNAPIAGTVRIGVTYTVAGYFLPRHQMRFQASFPGVTVELFEAPRSVVEQALVDGALDVAVLLVSNLQDSGNLASELLLRSARRLWLAPDHPLTRPERVTLADVARHPYVMLTVDEARHTSMRYWSTYALKPRVIFRTSSVEAVRSMVAGGMGVTILSDLVYRPWSLEGQRIEQRELEDEVPSMDVGLAWRRDARFTPAMSAFRDFLRFAVAGYGAARPAGARRRSGEDIEI from the coding sequence ATGTCCGTTTCGCTGAAGCAGATCCGCTATTTCGTCGCCGCCGCCGAGACGGGGCGCATCAGCCAGGCCGCGGTGGAGCTCAACGTCTCGCAATCGGCGGTGACTGCCGCCATCCAGCAGCTCGAGGCGCTCGTCGGCTCGCGCCTGCTCGACCGCACGCCGACCGGCGTAGCGGTGACGCTGGAGGGCAGTCGCTTTCTCTCGCAAGGCCGGCAGATCCTTGCTGCGGTAGCGGAAGCGGTGCGCGACGCCCACCATTCCAACGCGCCGATCGCCGGCACGGTGCGGATCGGCGTCACCTACACGGTGGCGGGCTATTTCCTGCCGCGCCACCAGATGCGTTTCCAGGCGAGCTTTCCCGGCGTAACGGTCGAGCTGTTCGAAGCACCGCGCTCGGTGGTGGAACAGGCGCTGGTGGATGGCGCGCTGGACGTCGCGGTGCTCCTCGTCTCCAATCTGCAAGACAGCGGCAATCTCGCCAGCGAGTTGCTGCTCCGCTCGGCTCGTCGGCTGTGGCTCGCCCCCGACCACCCGCTGACCCGGCCCGAGCGCGTGACGCTCGCCGACGTGGCGCGCCACCCCTATGTGATGCTCACCGTCGATGAGGCGCGGCACACCTCCATGCGCTACTGGTCGACCTATGCGCTGAAGCCCCGCGTCATCTTCCGTACCTCCTCGGTGGAGGCGGTCCGCTCCATGGTCGCGGGCGGCATGGGCGTCACCATCCTGTCGGACCTCGTCTACCGGCCATGGTCGCTGGAGGGCCAGCGCATCGAGCAGCGGGAGCTGGAGGACGAGGTGCCGAGCATGGATGTCGGCCTCGCCTGGCGCCGCGACGCGCGCTTCACGCCGGCCATGTCGGCCTTCCGCGACTTCCTGCGCTTCGCCGTCGCCGGCTATGGCGCGGCCCGCCCGGCAGGTGCGCGGCGGCGGTCGGGAGAGGACATCGAAATTTAA
- a CDS encoding acetyl-CoA carboxylase translates to MAKTIQAPLPGTFYRASAPGEPPFKLEGDAVAVGDTVGLIEVMKSFTPVVAEEAGTLIAFHVENEDAVMAGQPLYDLG, encoded by the coding sequence ATGGCGAAGACGATACAGGCACCGCTGCCGGGCACCTTCTACCGGGCTTCGGCTCCGGGTGAGCCGCCCTTCAAGCTGGAGGGAGACGCGGTGGCGGTGGGCGACACGGTCGGCCTGATCGAGGTGATGAAGTCCTTCACGCCGGTCGTCGCCGAGGAGGCCGGCACGCTCATAGCCTTCCATGTGGAGAACGAGGACGCGGTGATGGCTGGCCAGCCGCTCTACGACCTCGGCTGA
- a CDS encoding acetyl-CoA carboxylase biotin carboxylase subunit codes for MAVSTIFIANRGEIAVRVIRAARELGLHTVQAVSAADGDMLAARLADAVAPVGPAHATKSYLNKEAVVRAALESGCDAVHPGYGFLSENADFAQMVEEAGLVFIGPRPETIRQMGDKARARQEAQAAGVPTVPGTEGVVADLDTAKAEAARIGYPVMIKAAAGGGGRGIRVARHEAELATLFPQASGEARAAFGDGGLYLERFIGRARHIEVQVLGDGKRAVHLFERECSLQRRRQKVWEEAPAACLTSEQRVALCDSAVRLAERVGYRGAGTLEYLFDDETGEFFFIEMNTRIQVEHPVTEMVTGIDLVRTMISIAMGEPLPLAQGDIALKGHAIEARICAEDPAADFRPAPGTVTGLALPGGFGVRFDTLLYAGYTVPPFYDSLLGKLIAHDESRAAAITRLDRALGELVVEGLPTTAPLHRALAADPAVRAGRVHTRWLEEWLAAAPLAVPLAAPASPAPTPA; via the coding sequence ATGGCCGTCTCGACGATTTTCATCGCCAATCGGGGCGAGATCGCCGTGCGGGTGATCCGCGCCGCCCGCGAGCTGGGCCTGCACACCGTGCAGGCGGTGAGCGCCGCCGATGGCGACATGCTGGCGGCTAGGCTCGCCGACGCGGTGGCGCCCGTGGGCCCGGCCCATGCCACCAAGTCCTATCTCAACAAGGAGGCGGTGGTGCGCGCGGCGCTGGAGAGCGGCTGCGACGCGGTGCATCCCGGCTACGGCTTCCTCTCCGAGAATGCCGATTTCGCCCAGATGGTGGAGGAGGCCGGCCTCGTCTTCATCGGGCCGAGGCCCGAGACCATCCGCCAGATGGGCGACAAGGCGCGCGCCCGGCAGGAGGCGCAGGCCGCCGGCGTGCCGACCGTCCCCGGCACCGAGGGCGTCGTCGCCGATCTCGACACGGCAAAGGCCGAGGCGGCGCGCATCGGCTATCCGGTGATGATCAAGGCCGCGGCGGGCGGGGGAGGGCGCGGCATCCGCGTCGCCCGCCACGAGGCCGAGCTTGCAACGCTATTCCCCCAGGCGAGCGGCGAGGCGCGCGCCGCCTTTGGCGATGGCGGGCTCTATCTGGAACGCTTCATCGGCCGCGCCCGGCACATCGAGGTGCAGGTGCTCGGCGACGGGAAGCGCGCCGTCCATCTCTTCGAGCGCGAATGCTCGCTGCAGCGCCGCCGCCAGAAGGTGTGGGAGGAGGCGCCCGCCGCCTGCCTCACCTCGGAACAGCGGGTGGCGCTGTGCGACTCGGCGGTGCGGCTCGCCGAACGGGTCGGCTATCGCGGCGCCGGCACGCTGGAATATCTGTTCGATGACGAGACCGGCGAGTTCTTCTTCATCGAGATGAACACGCGCATCCAGGTGGAGCATCCGGTTACCGAGATGGTGACGGGCATCGACCTTGTGCGGACGATGATCAGCATCGCCATGGGCGAGCCGCTGCCGCTCGCCCAAGGGGACATCGCACTGAAGGGCCATGCCATCGAGGCGCGCATCTGCGCCGAGGACCCGGCCGCCGATTTCCGCCCCGCTCCCGGCACGGTGACGGGGCTCGCTTTGCCCGGCGGCTTCGGCGTGCGCTTCGATACGCTGCTCTATGCCGGCTATACGGTGCCGCCCTTCTACGATTCGCTGCTCGGCAAGCTGATCGCCCATGACGAGAGCCGCGCCGCGGCCATCACACGCCTCGACCGCGCCCTCGGCGAGCTCGTCGTCGAGGGTCTGCCGACCACCGCGCCGCTGCACCGCGCTCTCGCCGCCGACCCGGCGGTCCGGGCAGGCAGGGTGCACACGCGCTGGCTGGAGGAGTGGCTGGCCGCCGCGCCGCTGGCCGTGCCTCTCGCTGCCCCCGCTTCACCCGCTCCCACCCCAGCCTGA
- a CDS encoding 5-oxoprolinase subunit B family protein, protein MQTRYSFGGDEHIFVEVDEEMSLEAFFKSLSMTNAVRESGIAGITEICPANASFQIKFDPDVIAPQDLMTELKGFEAAAEKADKTIETRIIEIPVLYDDPWTRETLMRFRERHQDPTSTDLEYAARVNDYPDVQSFIAAHAASPWFVSMVGFVAGLPFTYQLVERAKQIEVPKYLRPRTDTPRLTVGHGGCFGCIYSVRGAGGYQMFGVTPMPIYDPSGKISYLKELMIFRPGDIIKFRSVERAEYDADVAAIDEGRFEPKIVSVPFSLDAFTADPAGTNAKLLEALNG, encoded by the coding sequence ATGCAAACGCGCTATTCATTCGGCGGCGACGAGCACATCTTCGTCGAGGTCGACGAGGAGATGTCGCTGGAGGCCTTCTTCAAGAGCCTCTCCATGACCAATGCGGTACGCGAGAGCGGCATCGCCGGCATCACCGAGATCTGCCCGGCCAACGCCTCGTTCCAGATCAAGTTCGACCCGGACGTGATCGCGCCGCAGGACCTCATGACGGAGCTGAAGGGGTTCGAGGCAGCGGCCGAGAAGGCGGACAAGACTATCGAGACCCGCATCATCGAGATTCCGGTGCTCTATGACGACCCGTGGACACGCGAGACGCTGATGCGCTTTCGCGAGCGGCATCAGGACCCGACCTCCACCGATCTCGAATATGCGGCGCGGGTGAACGACTATCCGGACGTTCAGAGCTTCATCGCCGCCCATGCGGCCTCGCCCTGGTTCGTCTCCATGGTCGGCTTCGTCGCCGGGCTGCCCTTCACCTACCAGTTGGTGGAGCGCGCCAAGCAGATCGAGGTGCCGAAATATCTGCGCCCGCGCACCGACACGCCGCGCCTCACGGTCGGCCATGGCGGCTGCTTCGGCTGCATCTATTCGGTACGCGGCGCCGGCGGCTACCAGATGTTCGGCGTCACCCCCATGCCGATCTACGATCCCAGCGGAAAGATCAGCTATCTCAAGGAGCTGATGATCTTTCGCCCCGGCGACATCATCAAGTTCCGCTCGGTCGAGCGCGCCGAGTACGACGCCGACGTCGCGGCGATCGATGAAGGGCGCTTCGAGCCGAAGATCGTGTCCGTGCCGTTCTCGCTCGACGCCTTCACCGCCGATCCCGCCGGCACCAACGCCAAGCTGCTGGAGGCCCTCAATGGCTGA
- a CDS encoding biotin-dependent carboxyltransferase family protein, which produces MADRSIEVVKPGLATTVQDLGRPGYYHLGLPLSGAMDRFALIAANRLVGNEDGAAGLEAVFLGPELRFTSDALVAVTGAELPPKLDGVEQPLWTAFAVKAGQVLSFAFLKSGARAYIAIAGGIDVPEVLGSRSTYALGALGGFEGRALKAGDVVPLGTPSGAWREGATLPPEGRRPVQASGVEIRVVPGLYWHRVTEDAQAGFFEDTWKVAPEADRIGYRFRGGKKLDFVPREQPFGAGSDPSNIVDSCYPYGSIQVPGGTEPIVLHRDAVSGGGYFMIGTVIAADMDLIGQLQPHQPVRFTAVTLDEALQARVVEKARVQGLEHSLRLGG; this is translated from the coding sequence ATGGCTGACCGCTCCATCGAGGTCGTCAAGCCCGGCCTCGCCACCACCGTGCAGGACCTCGGCCGGCCGGGCTATTACCATCTCGGCCTGCCGCTCTCGGGCGCCATGGACCGTTTCGCGCTGATCGCCGCCAACAGGCTTGTCGGCAATGAGGATGGCGCGGCGGGGCTGGAGGCGGTGTTCCTCGGGCCGGAGCTGCGCTTTACATCGGACGCGCTGGTCGCGGTTACCGGCGCCGAATTGCCGCCGAAGCTCGACGGGGTCGAGCAGCCGCTGTGGACCGCCTTCGCGGTCAAGGCCGGGCAGGTGCTGTCCTTCGCCTTCCTCAAGAGCGGCGCGCGCGCCTATATCGCCATCGCCGGCGGCATCGACGTGCCCGAAGTGCTCGGCTCGCGCTCGACCTATGCGCTCGGCGCGCTGGGCGGCTTCGAGGGCCGGGCCTTGAAGGCGGGCGACGTGGTGCCGCTCGGCACGCCGTCGGGAGCCTGGCGCGAAGGCGCCACGCTGCCGCCGGAAGGCCGCCGCCCCGTGCAGGCGAGCGGCGTCGAGATCCGCGTCGTGCCGGGCCTTTACTGGCACCGCGTCACCGAGGATGCGCAGGCCGGCTTCTTCGAAGACACGTGGAAGGTGGCGCCGGAAGCCGACCGCATCGGCTACCGCTTCCGCGGCGGCAAGAAGCTCGATTTCGTGCCGCGGGAGCAACCCTTCGGCGCAGGCTCCGACCCCTCCAACATCGTCGACAGCTGCTATCCCTACGGCTCGATCCAGGTGCCGGGCGGTACCGAGCCGATCGTGCTGCACCGCGACGCGGTGTCGGGCGGCGGATATTTCATGATCGGCACGGTGATCGCGGCCGATATGGACCTGATCGGGCAGTTGCAGCCGCACCAGCCCGTGCGCTTCACCGCCGTGACGTTGGACGAGGCGCTCCAGGCCCGGGTGGTGGAGAAGGCGCGGGTGCAGGGGTTGGAGCACTCCCTGCGCTTAGGCGGCTAA